The proteins below are encoded in one region of Passer domesticus isolate bPasDom1 chromosome 22, bPasDom1.hap1, whole genome shotgun sequence:
- the LZIC gene encoding protein LZIC: protein MASRGTTETSKLKQNLEEQLDRLMQQLQDLEECREELDADEYEETKKETLEQLSEFNDSLKKIMSGDMTLVDELSGMQLAIQAAISQAFKTPEVIRMFAKKQPRQLRTRLAEMDRDLMVGKLPRDLYTQQKLEILTALRKLGEKLTGDDEMFLSTNAGTALSQFERVSTDLGSGDKVFALASVEVEKAKQ from the exons atggcTTCAAGAGGAACAACAGAGACCAGTAAACTAAAACAAAACTTGGAGGAGCAGTTGGACAGATTAATGCAGCAACTTCAAGATCTAGAAGAATGCAG AGAGGAGCTGGATGCAGATGAGTATGAAGAGACCAAAAAAGAAACTCTAGAGCAGCTGAGTGAGTTCAATGACTCCCTGAAGAAGATTATGTCTGGAGATATGACTTTGGTGGATGAGCTCAGTGGCATGCAACTG GCAATACAAGCAGCCATCAGCCAAGCATTTAAAACTCCAGAAGTGATTAGAATGTTTGCaaagaagcagccgaggcaatTGAGGACAAGGCTGGCGGAG ATGGACAGAGACTTAATGGTTGGGAAGTTGCCACGAGACCTGTACACCCAGCAGAAACTAGAAATCCTGACTGCCCTCAGAAAGCTTGGTGAGAAG CTCACTGGTGATGATGAGATGTTCTTGTCAACAAATGCTGGTACAGCCCTGAGCCAATTTGAGAGagtctccactgaccttg gATCAGGAGACAAAGTCTTTGCTCTTGCGAGTGTTGAAGTAGAAAAGGCAAAACAATGA
- the NMNAT1 gene encoding nicotinamide/nicotinic acid mononucleotide adenylyltransferase 1 isoform X2: MEDPDRKIEVVLLACGSFNPITNMHLRLFELARDYFHETGKYKVIKGIISPVGDAYKKKGLISANHRVTMAKLATKNSDWVEVDDWESCQSEWLETLKVLRYHHEKLLSADVTNSVQDAVPITKLGRKRKQEPNRHEPIKKKNQSPVVKS; this comes from the exons ATGGAAGATCCTGACAGGAAGATTGaagtggtgctgctggcctgtgGGTCCTTCAATCCCATCACCAACATGCACCTGAGGCTCTTTGAGCTGGCTAGAGACTACTTCCATGAAACAG GAAAATACAAAGTAATCAAAGGCATCATTTCACCAGTGGGTGATGCATACAAGAAGAAAGGTCTGATCAGTGCAAATCATCGAGTGACTATGGCAAAACTGGCTACAAAAAACTCAGACTGGGTGGAAGTTGATGactgggaaagctgccagagcgAGTGGTTGGAAACGCTCAAGGTTTTAAG GTATCATCATGAAAAGCTGTTATCTGCTGATGTCACTAATAGTGTGCAGGATGCTGTACCCATAACAAAGCTGGGACGGAAGAGAAAACAGGAGCCAAACAGGCATGAGcccattaaaaagaaaaatcagagtCCAGTTGTAAAAA GTTAA
- the NMNAT1 gene encoding nicotinamide/nicotinic acid mononucleotide adenylyltransferase 1 isoform X1 encodes MEDPDRKIEVVLLACGSFNPITNMHLRLFELARDYFHETGKYKVIKGIISPVGDAYKKKGLISANHRVTMAKLATKNSDWVEVDDWESCQSEWLETLKVLRYHHEKLLSADVTNSVQDAVPITKLGRKRKQEPNRHEPIKKKNQSPVVKSVPQVKLLCGSDMLESFGVPNLWKSEDITEIVEKHGLVCISRAGNNVQKFIYESDILWRHKNNIHLVEEWITNDISSTKIRRALRRGQSIRYLVPEGVRAYIEKNGLYSPESEDRNAGLLLAPLQKHASDPRSSQALSS; translated from the exons ATGGAAGATCCTGACAGGAAGATTGaagtggtgctgctggcctgtgGGTCCTTCAATCCCATCACCAACATGCACCTGAGGCTCTTTGAGCTGGCTAGAGACTACTTCCATGAAACAG GAAAATACAAAGTAATCAAAGGCATCATTTCACCAGTGGGTGATGCATACAAGAAGAAAGGTCTGATCAGTGCAAATCATCGAGTGACTATGGCAAAACTGGCTACAAAAAACTCAGACTGGGTGGAAGTTGATGactgggaaagctgccagagcgAGTGGTTGGAAACGCTCAAGGTTTTAAG GTATCATCATGAAAAGCTGTTATCTGCTGATGTCACTAATAGTGTGCAGGATGCTGTACCCATAACAAAGCTGGGACGGAAGAGAAAACAGGAGCCAAACAGGCATGAGcccattaaaaagaaaaatcagagtCCAGTTGTAAAAA GTGTCCCACAGGTTAAACTGCTTTGTGGAAGTGACATGCTGGAATCCTTTGGAGTCCCCAATCTGTGGAAGTCGGAGGACATCACTGAAATTGTGGAAAAGCACGGCCTTGTGTGtatcagcagggctggaaacaATGTTCAGAAATTCATCTACGAATCGGATATTTTGTGGAGACATAAGAATAACATTCACCTGGTGGAAGAGTGGATCACAAACGATATTTCCTCCACCAAGATCCGGAGAGCCCTGCGCAGGGGCCAGAGCATTCGCTACCTGGTGCCTGAGGGGGTGCGGGCGTACATCGAGAAGAACGGGCTGTACAGCCCCGAGAGCGAGGACAggaatgcagggctgctgctggctccctTGCAGAAACATGCCAGTGACCCCCGGAGCTCTCAGGCCCTGAGCAGCTGA
- the RBP7 gene encoding retinoid-binding protein 7 → MPVDFSGTWNLVSNDNFEGYMVALGIDFATRKIAKMLKPQKVIKQDGDSFYIHTTSTFRDYLLEFKVGEEFEEDNKGLDNRKCKSLVTWENDKLVCVQTGEKKNRGWTHWLEGDDLHLELRCENQVCRQVFKRA, encoded by the exons ATGCCTGTGGATTTCAGCGGAACGTGGAACCTCGTCAGCAATGACAACTTCGAGGGTTATATGGTGGCCTTAG GTATTGACTTTGCAACACGCAAAATAGCAAAAATGCTGAAGCCTCAGAAAGTGATCAAACAAGATGGTGATTCATTCTATATCCATACCACTAGCACATTCAGAGATTATTTGCTTGAATTCAAAGTTGGAGAAGAGTTTGAGGAAGATAATAAAGGCTTGGATAACAGAAAATGCAAG AGCCTCGTTACCTGGGAAAATGACAAACTTGTCTGTGTCCAGACTGGTGAGAAGAAGAACAGGGGCTGGACTCACTGGCTCGAAGGGGACGACCTCCACCTG gagCTTCGTTGTGAGAATCAAGTCTGTAGACAGGTCTTCAAGAGAGCTTGA